The stretch of DNA GTAAAAAAGAAAAGGCAACAAggatatcaaaattttaaagaagAGCGACAAATTATTTTAGACACAGATTATTTATAGTAGTCTGTCCACTTATTAAAGAAGTTCGAGGGATGAAAGTCTGGAAACGGagtgatataaaacaaatattaactgCTAAATATATTTGCATAAACAGTAAAAAGCAGTTGAAAAGAGTTCGACTCATTAGACCAGTAATCTTACAACAGTATTATTAAAATTGCTATCTATACTAACTTTTTTTATTGGCGTATACTGAGCGTGGTGATGCTTTATGACAGAGTCATTAGTTGCCTTGTTGTAACACATCAAGAATCCAAGCCTCCTCATCTGACTTCTGTTAGGACTGCTATAATGCAACGTATTCGAGTGGAGAAAAAGAACATCTCCTGTCAAATGAAAACTTCAACATGAAACTTCATCCCCTTATGTACATAATTACAAAAAGTATTAATGTACcaatttataaaattcaattttcaatgaaatcaaacatgcTGATAAAGTTATGGCTAAAAGTCATATGATACttccaatttaaaaaattataaacgtGCCGATACTGAATTAATTACTTCCAAGCCACTAATTCACCGATGTGTTCCCGTATGCAGTGACCTTAGTTACGAGACCAATTGTAACTTTGTCCACCACACAGCGCAAGTTACAGGTAAAAATCGTGATAGAAGAATGTAAGCAAGCGTGTTCTTGAACTTAGTAATAACAAATTCTTACagaacaaatataatacaaataatcatttaaaaactgTTAAATAATTGTTTAAGTAACAGATTGGAACgcatggaaaattaaaaaaaataaaatgttatatggcTCTATCAAATCACTCATCTGTCACATTTTCAAAATGCTCTGATTTTACTGTTTATCAAAGTCACGATCCGCTTAATTTTGGCAACAAACTCTAAATTTTATTAGCTTGCGATCAAGAAGCACTTAGTCAAATATTATTTGTCAATAATACGTTATAAATGTGTaactgatataaaaataaacGTTCATGCAAGACTTAGTTTAGTATAtttgcatgcattggttcaataaattttgataacattaAATTTCCAGAAACTCGTTTGATACGCCTTTAAAACTGGTCTTAAAGTagatgaaatatttgataaaagtgTACAACATCTAAACAAGCTTCTGCGTGTAAAACATGTatcatttttctaaataaacacTCCGATTTCTCATAGTATTGTCtctattatttagaaataaaaaagaccaaaaataatCATACATCCATTGCATCTACTCTAAATATAACCTTTATGAATCGTATGATTAGTTTATTGTGTAGAAAAGGCGAAAAACCCTACGCAATTGTCATGTTACAATTGAGAAGTTAACTATTGTGGTAAATATATTGGTGTGGTCTAATTATGCGACATCATGACAAATAGAAAATCGTGAAATAACCGATGATGGTGCATACATTTTATGTGTGAACAATACCATATATATTTAATcaacaaatcaaaaatataaaaacagcaCTGGTACATTAGTGAGGTTTACATTTGATGTCATAATAATTTCAATGATTGATAAAGAACTGAAAAGTGTTTTATTTGTATCAGCTACTTTGTTTTCGACTATTCATTACAATTATAACTACCAACTGTTTCAAGTGACATATAAAGAATACGGTAAAAGAATATAATTACTCTGTTGTTTATGAAAACCAAACCAGAATGTCCCTCCAGAATGAATACGACCGGTTTTAAGTAATTAATGTTGCATTCAAACCTTATACTAGTAATTACATAAAACTAACAAAAAAGGAGTTCGCAAATCTAAGAAATGCATATTTTTCTTAACTTTATACCTCTTTCCATCACAGCGTATATGTGGGGACACCTTTCTTTGATAGATTGCAGTCGGGATTCTTCGGCAATCTGATTTTGTCCATCATAAACGTGATGGTCTAAACGTCCACATTTATTAGATCTTGCTAAAACCTACAAAAGAGTCAAACATCTTCAAAATATTCACTATAGAATAGAAAAGGCATTGGtttaatttgttcaataaaatacattgttttcaagAGAGTTACATATCATTCGAAAAAACTAATCAATTTTCAGTCTTTATTATTGTGAGTGTTCTTTCAAAGTAATAAGTATTttaaacagatataaaaaaaaaatcaaactattgTGCTTTTTAATCACAGTAGTTTAAAAATATAAGAtttgtttaaaatagaaataGAGAATTCTGTAATGAGCAGTACTGTAtaattatcatttgtttttgcAGTACCAATAAGGGGTTTAGTCAGTGAAGCAATTTACGATATGAATATACAactatagtaaaatattaaaaacagtaaaaaatatttcGTAAACAAGTCGAAAATGTTTTAGAACTTCAAAGTTATAGCACTATAAAATGTAGTACATAGGCTTTGTTACCATGACTGactacacaggcaaaatttgctcacgtgaatttcacatgaatctcacatgaaattcatatgaaaaatttCACCTGAGATTCACCTAAAACAAGCTATTACATGAAACTCACCAGGAAATTGTtatgtgaatttcatgtgaatTGAGATTCATATGATTCTAACgtgaaaaatttcacatgaaTATCACGTgaacttttcaaaaaagaaattggtatttttcgTGATATtaactaaatttgaaaatttagatgttgtttatattaatactttattttaaaaatttatgtgaatttcacgtgaacaaAATTCATGTGATTTTCACATGAAATTCACGCGAGTTTCACATGAGATTCATGTGAACCTCACATAAATTGATTTCAAGAGAGATTCACGTATAAGTTCGTTTGAGGTGAATTTGACGTGAGATTCACGTATAAGTTCGTTTGAGGCGAAATTCACGTGAATTTCCCGTGTgattcacgtgaaattgatgaGAATCAAATTTGCCTGTGTACTTTTCAAATATGTGATGGCTGAAATTTCCATAACGTCAACTTATAACCAAGATTTCTTATTCTGACACCGACACACTGAGTcggattttaaaaaaattttctAACTCAAGAGTTTACAGTCCACAAGAACAAATATCAACCTACTTAGATACTCAATTTTTACTACGTGCATGTAGTCTTCGTCCTTAAACTAATTAAAACAAGATAATTGAAtgtgaacttttatttttttgttttaaattgccCAATAAATACCACCacaagaaatatttattttctctaGGGAGTTTAAACATATCAAAAAAGCAACTTATGGATGTCTCTTAATGAATGTGCAATAATGCAACTATGCAGCTTAATGGGAACTGTACGATACCTAAATATTTTTTAGTTGGACATGACTGTTACAAAACATTTCATGAAAATGGTAGGAGCTTTTATacttgaatttttcaaaataactctcttctttcattttattttcataaaaattaccTCTAAACAACCGTTTTCTTTCGTGCTTGGATCTACTGCAACCCAAACAGTCATCATATCAGGGAAAAGGTTTCCATAATGATACCAATATCTGCAGTTCAATTCATATGAAACATTAACATTTACCATAATAACAGCTAccagtataataaaaaaaatgtgatatgattgcgaATAAGAACTATCGACGAGAAACCGAAAGCCGCGGTTGTTAACATAGCAGATTCAGATTGGAACTTCAACAAAAATATCCATGAAGAGGTCGACCTCCATATGACTAGAAACAAGTACATGTTGGATAGTTATATACTAGTATGCATACATAGCAGGAGACCCTCAACAGGCCCACACACTCCGATCTCGCACATGTTTGCAGTTCAATAGTTCCCTCCGTTTTTGTTTGTTACATTCGTTTGTCTTCTTAATCGATTTGTGAGATATGAACATCGTTTAACTTCTGGTGCCTTAATCCAATAATCATTATCACACATTGAAggatttaggagataactgtattgtattttaagctccgacggcatcaattggggatttgatggtcgcaaattaagtttactgtcGACGCGTTAGTGGAGagagtaaacgggtatttgcgaccatcagatctccaattgatgccgtcggaccttaaaatacaatattgttatctccattctaatgaaaccgACAggaaacaacgttaaaacatgtttttaaaatctgtcatatgccgtctacGCTTGCGCGTACGTTCTacagcatcaattgtcaattgatgccatgtaaataagtgacgttatccaatcaaaatgaacgttacaaatgtTGTTGCATTAGAAATAACGTTTACGTAAGGGAATGAAAATTTCCTTTCTacagaagaggggcgaaagataccagagggactcataaatgaaaataaactgacaacgccatggctaaaaaagaaaaagacaaacagacaaacaatagtacacaaaacacaacatagaaaactaaagaataagcaacacgaaccccactaaaaattaggggtgatctcaggtgctccggaagggtaagcagatcctgctccacattgacacccgtcgtgttgcttatgtgataacaaatccggtatataatctaattcggtaggtcacattgaaGGGGATTATAGTTATGACGTAAGCAACATATCCGATATCagttgtgaaacggttattccataacggttaaccaactcgtgatggcgtctgtaaaatttacgaagagatgatttcaacttcaccatttggaactcttggtttaatagcttccttgtgagcagcaaacctctatcaagaaaatcatgataggaaatgcaagcactgtACTCTCGTATCAAtggggagatatataccccgtatgcaggtgctgctagaatgttgctacttacaaatggaaagttcaattagggtttttttttttttaaatataacgtTTACTCATATGTCTGATATCAACAGTTCTTGAGTGAAAcgatttgaaaatattataacaatatGATTACCCATAATCTTGATGCCAATATATTGCACCGGAGACCTTTGGATCCTTCAGAATTAATTTGGAATGATAATGATAAACTTCGCCGTTTAATAACTGCAATtagaaaatattaattaaattcaaTTATGTATGTACTTGAAAACCTTCCTGTTAAGAGGTCATTAGATTAGATAATAACCTTGTGGTCTAAGCAAAATAcgttgaaaattaaacaaaaaacggGCCTTCATACATGACAGACAATTAAGCCATATGTATCTATTAAGTTAAATGTCCGattctaaaattgtttttaatcaaaCATAAAAATGTTAAGGATAAAATGTcagattaagaaaattaaaaaaagagtttaTACACACCTTCTCACAAGTGTTAACAATTTTCTCTGATCTTGCTGCAATGCCAGTGATGTCACTACCTGGATGTTTCCACTGAACTCGAACGATCTTATTTTCCTTGTCTTCtaactgaaaataaatatgaTGCTATAGAGGTGTCCAGACAGTGTCAATCCTTTTGCCATTCATTTTTTACTAATTTTCGAAACTTGGAGTGcatttttcattcattaatatttcagaaaataaatgcttattatttttttcacttatcagctcaagttcaattttttttgcataaatttcctgtttacaaaactttaattttttcgtaaaaactaaggattttcttatcccaggcatagattaccttagccgtatttggcacaacctttttttttttttttttttggatcctcaatgcttttcagctttgtacttgtttggctttattaatattttgatatgagcgtcactgataagtcttatgtagacgaaacgcgcgtctggcgtactaaattaaaatcctggtaactttgataactatttacatcactgggtcgatgacactgctggtggacgtttcgtccccgagggtatcaccagcccagtagtcaacacttcggtgttgacatgaatatcaataatgtggtctttTTTTCCcgtaaatttcctgtttacaaaacttttttttttggatcctcaatgctcttcaactttgtactttatgaatattttgatatgaacgtcactgatgagtcttatgtagacgaaacgcgcgtctggcgtactaaattaaaatcctggtaactttgataactatcaatGAGGCATGCAAATATAAAACAATCTGTCAGATAATCAATTTACGGTATCTTGACCTATATGGTCAGAACTAGTTGTTCAAGAACATTTACAATTTATTACATAATATTTTGAACAACGTATGTTTTAACTTTATTCCTGTTCAATTGTTAAATTTTCTAAACATTTGTTTCTTGTCGTTTGCTTACCGAGTAACGGTTCTCCATAAACTGCTCTGAAGTGAcacatttctcaattttatctatttcgTCTTTATCaaacatatgtctttaaaaaaaacaatagattCTTTAAATAAAGTTACATTTTTGTTAACTTCATTTTATCAGACATAAATGGCCTTGGTGGCCTTGTGCTGGTCTTTGTCACAATtcctttctcaatcttataaTATTTATGAAGAACTAATACTACTGGTatgtgaataaaaaaatcatctaaGATACCAGACTTTTAATCAGCGTTCCAACTACTTTTTTACtacagtttgtttttatagtatgcTGTTACACAACTTTTCCCAGTCATGGGGAGATTCTGTCATATTTAGGGTTtgtttatttagaataattttagCATAAATCatgccattgtttttttttaattgtttttcattttgtcatgcaGGTACTTTTTCTAGCTCACTATGCGGTGTGAAAGTTCATACAATAATCTTTAGTTGTTAACATCAAGTCCCTTGATCGTTGGCCGGCATTTTGTGATAgcattaaagtcatatgaaacgattGACTGATGAAAAATAATggttatccaattcttgaaccaatgcatgtatatatcataaacttagtcttctgtgcaacgcaaatatatcgtaaaattgtcatttttttttctctcgtcTGTTATGAGGTGAAAAAATGGCAGCTACTTAATTGTCGTGTTTTAAAGCCGTAGTTTACCGAGGGTCACCTTattgtaaacaatcaacaaagaagcatggatattgagcacgtttttaacttgtacaatcacatatttgtttatttcaatgacagatccatgtgTTATTCAATCaacggatttttacgagaagtGTCACACtaaagccccggtcacaacagatcgtgcgattttttttgtcgttgaagatctataaaatagttgtcgtggcgctgcaaaatgtccaaaaaaaatatttcgagtggtcacatcagctacgacatgtccacgaTGATTCCACGATGGGTACAAGACAGTCtctaaaaaatgtaattgtactTTCGTGTGTGTGTCGCAAGTCGGTCGTGTGACAATCGTGCGATAATCGTACGACAATCGTGAGTTGTTTTGggctatttttcaggttttcatgtcATGGGTTGTGCGTGTTATTGTCGTATCACTATCGTGCCAATGTTGTACGACTGTCGTACCACTTTGATGCGACTCTTAACAAAAGCTCTTAAAACATGTAAGGCTATACCCGCATGAATCCAACGAAATCACTGGCAGATTCCTATTCCAACTCTTACATCAGTGTACCATACTGCCCAAACATCAGGTGACGTTCGATCCATGGCCTTACCCACCAACGTCGGGTGTTTCGGTGTTTCTTATACTGTTTACGGGCTCGAATCAATTCTGAAAGGACCATATTTTGCTCTTGTTGTAGTCCGCCAAGGCGCCTATTTAGCAGGGCCAAGCATAATCGTCGTCTTGTTTAAATGGTAGACGGTATGTTTTTCCAAACATTCATTCCCGCCGAATTGTGCTCTTCTAAATACAACAAAAATATGTTGCACGACGAAcgtaccactgtcgtacgacagacaatcaatCTTGTGCGATCATCGTACGAAATTTGTtattcgtgagacaatcgtgcgactgtatcacgagTGTCTTGCGACAGTCATGAGATTGTCGTTAGACAGCC from Mytilus galloprovincialis chromosome 2, xbMytGall1.hap1.1, whole genome shotgun sequence encodes:
- the LOC143064563 gene encoding L-proline trans-4-hydroxylase-like; its protein translation is MSVGSDFKFSEPFKLTDQMYDDYHENGFLIIRHMFDKDEIDKIEKCVTSEQFMENRYSLEDKENKIVRVQWKHPGSDITGIAARSEKIVNTCEKLLNGEVYHYHSKLILKDPKVSGAIYWHQDYGYWYHYGNLFPDMMTVWVAVDPSTKENGCLEVLARSNKCGRLDHHVYDGQNQIAEESRLQSIKERCPHIYAVMERGDVLFLHSNTLHYSSPNRSQMRRLGFLMCYNKATNDSVIKHHHAQYTPIKKVPDSAMKECSNFTDFSGKDFEHPSTNTTMIGRKDLSH